The following are encoded in a window of Tessaracoccus flavescens genomic DNA:
- a CDS encoding adenosine deaminase, with product MLSADVIRSLPKVALHDHLDGGLRPATVLEHCAEAGHPLPAETPEELATWFYEAADSGSLVRYLETFDHTIAAMQTAEHLRRVAREFVVDQAADGVVYAEARWAPEQHLRNGLTLDEAVEAVRDGLAEGMREAAGRGNKIVARQIVTSMRHAEPTLEIAELALRYRDDSVCGFDIAGAEDGFPPSRFAPAFDFLKRNNMFFTIHAGEAFGLPSIWEAVQVCGADRLGHGVRIVEDIEIVDGSARLGRLAAYVRDARIPLEVAPSSNLQTGIADELADHPVELLKDLGFNVTVNCDNRLMSATTMTREYERLVETFNWDLDDLELTTINAMRAAFLPHDQRESIVREVIRPAYAAARA from the coding sequence ATGCTCAGTGCCGACGTGATCCGATCTCTGCCGAAGGTCGCGCTGCACGACCACCTCGACGGAGGACTGCGCCCTGCAACGGTACTCGAGCACTGCGCCGAGGCCGGTCACCCCCTCCCGGCGGAGACGCCCGAGGAGTTGGCGACGTGGTTCTACGAGGCCGCCGATTCCGGATCGCTCGTTCGTTACCTGGAGACGTTCGATCACACCATCGCCGCCATGCAGACGGCAGAGCACCTCCGGCGCGTCGCCCGCGAGTTCGTCGTCGACCAGGCCGCCGACGGCGTGGTATACGCCGAGGCGCGGTGGGCGCCCGAACAGCACCTGAGGAATGGACTCACGCTCGACGAGGCGGTCGAGGCCGTGCGCGACGGCCTCGCCGAGGGCATGCGGGAGGCCGCAGGCAGGGGCAACAAGATCGTCGCCCGGCAGATCGTCACCTCGATGCGGCACGCCGAGCCGACCCTCGAGATCGCCGAACTCGCCCTGCGCTACCGCGACGACTCGGTGTGCGGGTTCGACATCGCCGGCGCCGAGGACGGTTTCCCGCCCTCGCGGTTCGCACCCGCCTTCGACTTCCTCAAGCGCAACAACATGTTCTTCACCATCCACGCGGGGGAGGCGTTCGGCCTCCCTTCGATCTGGGAGGCGGTGCAGGTCTGCGGGGCCGACCGGCTCGGCCACGGCGTGCGGATCGTCGAGGACATCGAGATCGTGGACGGGTCGGCCCGGCTCGGCCGGTTGGCCGCCTATGTGCGCGACGCGCGGATCCCGCTGGAGGTGGCCCCCTCGTCGAACCTGCAGACGGGCATCGCGGACGAGCTGGCCGACCATCCGGTCGAACTGCTCAAGGATCTCGGCTTCAACGTCACCGTCAACTGCGACAACCGGCTGATGAGCGCCACCACCATGACCCGCGAGTACGAGCGGCTGGTGGAGACGTTCAACTGGGACCTGGACGATCTCGAGCTGACCACGATCAACGCGATGCGCGCCGCATTCCTGCCGCACGATCAGCGCGAGTCGATCGTGCGTGAGGTGATCCGGCCCGCCTACGCCGCCGCCCGCGCCTGA
- a CDS encoding cytidine deaminase, protein MNIDWDRLKAEADRVQVLAYAPYSGYRVGAAALVDDGRIVTGCNVENAGYGVTLCAECGLVSDLVATGGGRLVAFTCVNGDRELITPCGRCRQLLYEHGGDELVVQTPEGLRTMAEMLPQAFGPSNLNP, encoded by the coding sequence ATGAACATCGACTGGGACCGGCTCAAGGCGGAGGCCGACCGCGTCCAGGTGCTGGCGTACGCGCCCTACTCGGGCTACCGGGTGGGCGCGGCCGCTCTGGTCGACGACGGCCGGATCGTCACCGGCTGCAATGTGGAGAACGCCGGCTACGGCGTCACGCTGTGCGCCGAGTGCGGGCTGGTCTCCGACCTGGTCGCCACGGGCGGCGGGCGGCTCGTGGCGTTCACCTGTGTCAACGGTGACCGGGAGCTGATCACCCCGTGCGGGCGGTGCCGCCAACTGCTGTACGAGCACGGCGGCGACGAGCTCGTGGTGCAGACCCCCGAGGGTCTGCGTACGATGGCCGAGATGCTGCCGCAGGCCTTCGGCCCCTCGAACCTGAACCCCTGA
- a CDS encoding ABC transporter permease produces the protein MSSETVLITPEIAAPEVVESPQARSQRIATGSLVTIVGLVLFWMAFTVHKEGVIALSDAFAEVKLPEIHLPGTATVLVCAILVIASGVAILSGKLPKWARTLAGLVAGVALLVGFLAWVAASSELPFTLTSQLNLTLEYATPLFFGVLGGVLAERAGVVNIAIEGMFLTAAFAASLTFSMTQSFIAGLVAAALAGLLMAGVLAVFTLRYLVEHVIIGVVINVLASGLTGFVYQQLVAKDMAAYANVQPMLPVAIPLLDQIPFFGPILFNLRPLTYMAFLSIPLVWFLLYKTRWGLRVRSVGEHPIAADTVGINVIRTKASAVLLGGVFAGLGGAYFTIGSVGPFQDNNPTAGNGFIALAAVIMGRWNPILGALTALFFGFLRALAQTTKPMQLPIPSDFIEMLPYIATIVAVAGLVGRVRAPAADGMHFVKTH, from the coding sequence ATGAGCAGCGAAACCGTCCTGATCACCCCCGAGATCGCGGCCCCCGAGGTCGTCGAGTCTCCCCAGGCCCGCTCGCAGCGCATCGCGACCGGCAGCCTCGTCACCATCGTCGGCCTCGTGCTGTTCTGGATGGCGTTCACGGTGCACAAGGAGGGCGTGATCGCCCTGTCCGACGCGTTCGCCGAGGTCAAGCTGCCCGAGATCCATCTCCCAGGCACCGCGACGGTGCTGGTGTGCGCGATCCTGGTCATCGCCTCCGGGGTCGCGATCCTCTCCGGCAAGCTGCCGAAGTGGGCCCGCACCCTCGCCGGTCTCGTGGCGGGCGTCGCCCTTCTCGTCGGCTTCCTCGCCTGGGTAGCGGCAAGCTCCGAGCTTCCGTTCACCCTGACCAGCCAGCTGAACCTCACCCTCGAGTACGCCACGCCGCTGTTCTTCGGCGTGCTCGGCGGCGTGCTCGCTGAGCGCGCGGGCGTGGTCAACATCGCGATCGAGGGCATGTTCCTCACGGCGGCCTTCGCCGCCTCGCTGACCTTCTCGATGACGCAGTCGTTCATCGCCGGGCTCGTGGCGGCGGCGCTCGCCGGGCTCCTGATGGCCGGTGTGCTCGCCGTGTTCACGCTTCGCTACCTCGTCGAACACGTCATCATCGGCGTGGTGATCAACGTGCTTGCGAGCGGCCTGACCGGGTTCGTCTACCAGCAGCTCGTCGCAAAGGACATGGCGGCCTACGCCAACGTCCAGCCGATGCTGCCTGTCGCGATCCCGCTGCTCGACCAGATCCCGTTCTTCGGCCCGATCCTGTTCAACCTGCGCCCCCTGACCTACATGGCGTTCCTGTCGATCCCGCTCGTGTGGTTCCTGCTCTACAAGACCAGGTGGGGCCTGCGGGTCCGCTCGGTCGGTGAGCACCCCATCGCGGCCGACACCGTCGGCATCAACGTGATCCGGACGAAGGCCTCCGCCGTGCTGCTCGGCGGTGTGTTCGCGGGCCTCGGCGGCGCCTACTTCACCATCGGTTCGGTCGGCCCGTTCCAGGACAACAACCCGACGGCGGGCAACGGCTTCATCGCGCTCGCGGCCGTCATCATGGGTCGCTGGAACCCGATCCTCGGCGCGCTGACCGCGCTGTTCTTCGGCTTCCTGCGCGCTCTGGCCCAGACCACCAAGCCGATGCAGCTGCCCATCCCGAGCGACTTCATCGAGATGCTTCCCTACATCGCAACCATCGTGGCCGTCGCGGGTCTCGTCGGACGCGTGCGCGCACCCGCTGCCGACGGCATGCACTTCGTGAAGACGCACTGA
- a CDS encoding GNAT family N-acetyltransferase, with the protein MAEPRFLPAPDAETQRISLRRRRDGGALSDVVGHLIAANDEWMVVLPEDRAEVWIPRGEVESVRKVPERVVLPASDADGLERVFDRTWPGLRRARLGGWILRAGRGVTGRANSALAVGDPELPFEEAAAAVERWSKAPAKLQAVVGGRPFEEALAAGFVAAKETVVMIRDATQPGSVGYASGEAPDEAWIRLSGMGEDQLAEVTAAPASYLRISDVAIGRVCVADRWAVLSCIEVAESARGLGHGRAMLHALIVEASRLGARHLGLQVEASNTIARTLYDAEGFTEHHRYAYLSRP; encoded by the coding sequence ATGGCCGAGCCCCGGTTCCTTCCCGCCCCCGATGCCGAGACGCAGCGGATCAGCCTCCGGCGTCGTCGCGACGGTGGCGCCCTGAGTGACGTGGTCGGACACCTGATCGCGGCAAACGACGAGTGGATGGTCGTGCTCCCCGAGGACCGTGCCGAGGTGTGGATCCCGCGCGGAGAGGTCGAGAGCGTCCGCAAGGTGCCGGAGCGGGTCGTGCTGCCTGCCTCGGATGCCGACGGCCTCGAGCGGGTCTTCGACCGGACCTGGCCGGGGCTGCGCCGTGCGCGGTTGGGCGGCTGGATCCTGCGGGCCGGGCGCGGAGTGACGGGTCGGGCGAACTCCGCGCTCGCCGTCGGCGATCCCGAGCTTCCGTTCGAGGAGGCGGCGGCGGCCGTCGAGCGCTGGTCGAAGGCCCCCGCGAAGCTGCAGGCGGTCGTCGGGGGTCGACCGTTCGAGGAGGCGCTCGCCGCCGGGTTCGTCGCGGCAAAGGAGACGGTCGTGATGATCCGCGACGCAACCCAGCCCGGGAGCGTGGGCTACGCGAGCGGCGAGGCGCCTGACGAGGCGTGGATCCGTCTGTCCGGCATGGGGGAGGACCAACTCGCCGAGGTGACCGCCGCGCCCGCGTCCTACCTGCGCATCTCGGACGTGGCGATCGGCCGCGTCTGCGTCGCCGACCGGTGGGCGGTGCTCAGCTGCATCGAGGTCGCGGAGTCGGCGCGCGGGCTCGGCCACGGCAGGGCGATGCTGCACGCGCTGATCGTCGAGGCGTCCCGGCTCGGCGCGCGGCACCTCGGCCTCCAGGTCGAGGCGTCCAACACGATCGCGCGAACTTTGTACGACGCCGAGGGGTTCACCGAGCACCACCGCTACGCCTACCTGAGCCGCCCGTGA